A genomic window from Oceanobacillus timonensis includes:
- the mdh gene encoding malate dehydrogenase, whose protein sequence is MVSARKKISVIGSGFTGATAALMVAQKELGDVVLVDIPDMENPTKGKALDMAEAAPVQGFDAKVTGTSDYADTKDSDLVIITAGVARKPGMSRDDLVNTNAKIMNTVSKEIVKYSPDTTIIVLTNPVDAMTYSVYRASGLPKERVIGQSGVLDTARFRAFIAEELNISVKDITGFVLGGHGDDMVPLIRYSYAGGIPLEKLISKERLEEIIQRTRTGGGEIVDLLGNGSAYYAPAASLTVMAEAILKDQRRILPAIAYLEGEYGYDGIYLGVLTVLGGGGIEKIIELDLTDEEKQQLDKSAESVKKVIDILK, encoded by the coding sequence ATGGTTTCTGCACGAAAAAAGATTTCCGTTATTGGTTCTGGTTTTACAGGAGCAACGGCGGCATTAATGGTAGCTCAAAAAGAATTAGGTGATGTCGTCCTTGTCGATATTCCGGATATGGAGAATCCAACCAAGGGAAAAGCATTGGACATGGCAGAAGCGGCGCCAGTTCAAGGTTTTGATGCAAAAGTTACGGGTACATCTGATTATGCAGATACAAAGGATTCGGACCTGGTCATTATTACAGCAGGTGTTGCTCGGAAGCCGGGGATGAGCCGAGATGACTTAGTGAATACAAATGCCAAAATAATGAATACGGTTTCAAAAGAAATTGTTAAATACTCACCAGATACAACGATTATTGTATTGACCAATCCGGTAGATGCGATGACCTACAGCGTTTATAGAGCTTCCGGGTTGCCAAAAGAACGTGTTATCGGACAATCAGGCGTTTTGGATACAGCCCGTTTTCGAGCCTTTATAGCGGAAGAATTAAATATTTCTGTAAAAGATATCACCGGATTTGTTCTCGGAGGCCATGGGGACGATATGGTGCCGCTTATTCGTTATTCCTATGCAGGAGGTATTCCGCTTGAAAAGTTGATCTCGAAAGAACGTCTGGAAGAGATTATTCAAAGAACACGGACGGGTGGCGGTGAAATTGTAGATTTGTTAGGAAATGGAAGTGCTTACTATGCCCCGGCTGCTTCTTTAACTGTGATGGCAGAAGCGATTCTGAAGGATCAGCGCAGAATTTTACCGGCCATTGCTTATTTAGAAGGAGAATATGGGTATGATGGCATTTATTTAGGCGTGCTAACTGTTCTTGGCGGAGGTGGAATCGAAAAAATTATCGAGCTGGATTTAACAGACGAAGAAAAACAACAATTAGATAAATCGGCAGAATCGGTTAAAAAAGTAATAGACATTTTAAAATAA
- a CDS encoding ArsA family ATPase → MLGEKNRIIFVGGKGGVGKSSSAAALAMEYAETGYRTLLVSTDPAHNVSDIFQQRIGGKITAVEKNLYALEIDSDKETDAYIKKVKENIQGVVHVDMMEEVHRQLDTAKASPGADEAALFDKLISIILEEGDRFDKLVFDTAPTGHTIRLLSLPELMGIWIEGLLTKRKKTNTQYSQLLNDGQPVDDPIYDTLQKRKQRFAKARDILLDRQETTFLFVLNPEKLPIAETKKAILLLEKFQIVIPYIIVNKVLPEKASGDFIEKRKQNEKMYLEHIAADFSAQTIFYIPFFSEDITSRKQLKQMGTYLKEEKENAGIST, encoded by the coding sequence ATGCTTGGAGAAAAGAATCGGATTATTTTTGTGGGAGGCAAAGGCGGCGTCGGAAAATCGAGCTCAGCTGCCGCTTTAGCAATGGAATATGCGGAGACAGGATACCGTACATTACTCGTTTCCACCGATCCTGCGCACAATGTAAGTGATATTTTTCAGCAGCGAATTGGTGGAAAAATCACAGCTGTTGAAAAAAACTTATATGCACTGGAGATTGATTCGGACAAAGAAACAGATGCGTATATCAAAAAAGTAAAGGAAAATATACAAGGCGTTGTCCATGTTGATATGATGGAAGAAGTACACCGCCAATTAGACACAGCAAAAGCCTCTCCAGGCGCAGATGAAGCGGCCTTATTTGATAAGCTCATATCAATTATTTTGGAAGAAGGGGACAGGTTTGATAAACTGGTATTTGATACGGCACCAACAGGACATACCATTCGCTTGTTGTCTCTTCCGGAATTAATGGGGATTTGGATTGAAGGTCTATTAACGAAAAGAAAGAAAACGAATACACAATATTCTCAACTATTAAACGATGGTCAACCCGTTGATGACCCGATTTACGATACATTACAAAAACGGAAACAACGCTTTGCGAAGGCAAGAGATATTCTATTGGACAGGCAAGAAACAACCTTTCTATTTGTTTTAAATCCGGAGAAATTGCCGATAGCCGAGACAAAAAAAGCAATCCTTCTCTTGGAGAAATTTCAGATTGTCATACCTTATATTATTGTAAATAAGGTATTGCCGGAGAAGGCCAGTGGTGATTTCATTGAAAAACGGAAACAGAACGAAAAAATGTATCTAGAACATATTGCGGCGGATTTTTCTGCACAAACGATATTCTATATTCCGTTTTTTTCGGAAGACATTACCAGTCGAAAACAATTAAAACAGATGGGAACTTATTTGAAGGAGGAAAAAGAGAATGCGGGCATTAGTACATGA
- the pyk gene encoding pyruvate kinase: protein MRNTKIVCTIGPASESVERLEQLIDAGMNVARLNFSHGDYDEHGARINNIREAAANKNRTVAILLDTKGPEIRTGSFKEGRADIVQGENVIVSMDEVEGTAEKFSVTYDGLINDVHAGSKILLDDGLIELEVQEINTDSGEISTVALNSGEIKNKKGVNVPNVSVNLPGITEKDTNDIIFGIEQGIDFIAASFVRRPSDVLEIKEVLENHGAEHIKIIPKIENQEGVDNIDSILEVSDGLMVARGDLGVEIPAEDVPLVQKKLIKQCNTAGKPVITATQMLDSMQRNPRPTRAEASDVANAIFDGTDAIMLSGETAAGAYPVESVQTMSNIALKAESGLNHKVILEERSKNVDMEIREAITQSVSHTAYNLNIGTIVAPTESGSTARMMSKYRPKATIIAVTVDESVNRQLALVWGVHAVMGTPTKSTDEMLEVSVKRGLEAGVCKRGDTVLVVAGIPAGEKGTTNLMKVHVIGDVIAKGQGVGRSRAYGHVVFAQNNEEALSRMNEGDILVTHATEKEMMPAIEKAGAVITEEGGLTSHAAVVGVSLGIPVVVGVESVFELLEDGQDITVDSSRGQVYAGHADVL, encoded by the coding sequence ATGAGAAACACAAAAATAGTTTGTACAATCGGTCCAGCATCGGAATCAGTAGAAAGATTAGAGCAGTTAATCGATGCAGGAATGAATGTAGCCAGATTAAACTTCTCCCATGGAGATTATGATGAGCATGGTGCAAGGATTAATAATATTCGCGAAGCAGCTGCGAATAAAAATAGAACAGTAGCGATTCTTCTGGATACAAAAGGTCCTGAAATCCGTACAGGAAGCTTTAAAGAAGGAAGAGCAGATATTGTTCAAGGTGAAAATGTGATTGTTTCCATGGATGAAGTAGAAGGTACCGCTGAAAAGTTCAGTGTTACTTATGATGGGTTAATCAACGATGTCCATGCAGGTTCTAAAATTTTGCTGGATGATGGGCTTATTGAGTTAGAGGTACAGGAAATTAATACGGACAGTGGAGAAATTTCCACTGTGGCATTAAACTCTGGAGAAATTAAAAATAAAAAAGGCGTAAACGTGCCGAATGTATCGGTTAACCTTCCCGGAATTACAGAGAAAGATACCAATGATATTATTTTTGGAATTGAACAGGGCATCGATTTTATTGCGGCATCTTTTGTTCGCCGGCCTTCTGATGTTTTGGAAATTAAAGAGGTACTGGAGAACCATGGTGCAGAACATATAAAAATCATCCCTAAAATTGAAAACCAGGAGGGTGTGGATAATATTGACAGCATCCTGGAAGTAAGTGATGGTTTAATGGTTGCACGTGGAGATCTTGGTGTAGAAATACCTGCAGAAGATGTTCCTCTCGTACAGAAAAAACTTATTAAGCAGTGTAATACAGCAGGGAAACCGGTTATTACGGCAACACAAATGTTGGATTCCATGCAGCGCAATCCTCGTCCAACCCGTGCAGAAGCTTCTGACGTAGCTAATGCTATTTTTGATGGTACAGATGCTATCATGCTTTCCGGTGAGACAGCTGCAGGCGCTTATCCGGTAGAATCCGTGCAAACAATGAGTAACATTGCTTTAAAAGCGGAATCGGGATTAAACCATAAAGTTATTTTAGAAGAACGTTCCAAAAATGTAGATATGGAAATCAGAGAAGCCATTACACAATCTGTATCCCATACAGCATATAATTTAAATATCGGTACGATTGTTGCTCCGACAGAAAGCGGATCGACAGCCCGCATGATGTCAAAATACCGTCCAAAGGCAACCATTATTGCAGTTACAGTAGATGAATCTGTCAATCGGCAATTGGCGCTTGTATGGGGAGTTCATGCAGTGATGGGAACGCCAACGAAATCCACTGATGAAATGTTGGAAGTATCTGTGAAACGAGGATTGGAAGCAGGCGTATGCAAACGCGGAGATACCGTTCTTGTTGTTGCAGGAATCCCTGCCGGTGAAAAAGGGACAACCAACCTGATGAAAGTGCATGTGATTGGTGATGTTATTGCCAAAGGACAAGGTGTCGGCAGAAGTAGAGCATATGGGCATGTTGTCTTTGCTCAAAATAATGAAGAAGCACTTTCCCGTATGAATGAAGGAGATATTCTGGTAACACATGCGACAGAAAAAGAAATGATGCCGGCGATTGAAAAAGCTGGTGCTGTGATTACGGAAGAAGGCGGTTTGACATCGCATGCAGCGGTAGTTGGCGTCAGCCTTGGTATTCCAGTTGTTGTAGGTGTGGAGAGCGTCTTCGAATTACTGGAAGATGGCCAGGATATTACCGTAGATAGCAGCCGCGGCCAAGTATATGCAGGTCATGCGGACGTATTGTAA
- the icd gene encoding NADP-dependent isocitrate dehydrogenase has protein sequence MTRRVLSMTQGEKIVVENGEMNVPNKPIIPFIEGDGTGPDIWAAARRVIEASVEKAYNGEKSVDWLEVYAGQKAFDKTGEWLPQDTLDKIDEYKIAIKGPLTTPIGGGFRSLNVALRQELDLFTCLRPVRYFDGVPSPVKRPEEVDMVIFRENTEDIYAGIEWQKGTDDVKKVLNFLQNEMDVKNIRFPETSGIGVKPVSEEGTKRIVRAAINYALNEGRKNVTLVHKGNIMKFTEGAFKSWGYEVAEQEFGDKVFTWAEYDRIVEAEGKDAANKAEDDAVAAGKLIVKDSIADIFLQQILTRPKEFDVVATMNLNGDYISDALAAQVGGIGIAPGANINYDTGHAIFEATHGTAPKYAGMDKVNPSSVVLSAVLMLEHLEWREAADLITKSMDKTIGSKVVTYDFARLMDGATEVKCSEFADELIKNMDA, from the coding sequence ATAACTAGGAGGGTTTTATCTATGACACAAGGTGAAAAAATTGTAGTAGAAAATGGCGAAATGAATGTACCAAACAAACCAATTATCCCATTTATTGAAGGGGATGGAACTGGCCCGGACATTTGGGCTGCTGCCCGCCGTGTTATCGAGGCATCTGTTGAAAAAGCTTATAATGGTGAAAAATCTGTAGACTGGCTAGAAGTATATGCTGGCCAAAAAGCTTTTGATAAAACAGGTGAATGGTTACCACAAGACACGCTGGATAAAATCGATGAATATAAAATTGCTATTAAAGGGCCTCTAACAACTCCAATTGGCGGAGGATTCCGTTCACTTAACGTAGCTTTACGCCAAGAACTGGATTTATTCACATGTTTGCGTCCAGTCCGTTATTTTGACGGTGTACCATCTCCGGTAAAACGTCCTGAAGAGGTAGATATGGTTATTTTCCGTGAAAATACGGAGGACATTTACGCAGGAATTGAATGGCAAAAAGGCACGGACGATGTGAAAAAAGTGCTTAACTTTTTACAAAATGAAATGGATGTAAAGAATATTCGTTTCCCTGAAACATCTGGTATTGGCGTGAAACCGGTATCTGAAGAAGGAACAAAACGTATTGTCCGGGCGGCAATTAATTATGCTTTAAATGAAGGCCGTAAGAATGTTACGTTAGTGCATAAAGGAAACATTATGAAATTTACAGAAGGCGCATTTAAAAGTTGGGGATATGAAGTTGCTGAACAGGAATTCGGTGACAAAGTATTCACATGGGCAGAGTACGACCGTATTGTAGAAGCGGAAGGGAAAGATGCAGCGAATAAAGCGGAAGACGATGCTGTAGCTGCTGGTAAACTGATTGTAAAAGATTCCATTGCAGACATTTTCTTACAGCAAATTCTTACTCGTCCAAAAGAGTTTGATGTTGTTGCTACCATGAACTTAAACGGTGACTATATTTCCGATGCTCTTGCTGCGCAAGTTGGTGGAATCGGTATTGCTCCTGGGGCAAACATCAACTATGACACAGGACATGCTATTTTTGAAGCAACACATGGAACTGCACCGAAATATGCAGGAATGGATAAAGTGAATCCATCTTCTGTTGTTCTTTCTGCTGTATTAATGCTTGAGCATTTAGAGTGGAGAGAAGCGGCTGATTTAATTACAAAATCCATGGATAAAACAATCGGTTCAAAAGTGGTCACTTATGATTTTGCCCGCCTGATGGATGGGGCAACAGAAGTGAAATGCTCTGAATTCGCTGATGAACTAATTAAAAATATGGATGCATAA
- a CDS encoding carbon starvation CstA family protein, with protein sequence MNSILIAVVGIIVFIFGYRYYSKFIAEKIFRLDPNYVTPAHRFKDGVDYVPTNKFVLWGHHFTSVAGAAPILGPAIAIYWGWLPAFLWVVLGTIFAAGVHDFGTLALSVRNKGYSIGTIADRLVGRRAKLLFLFIILILVLMVNAVFAWVISNLFISYPASVVPVFIQIPLAIWIGYAAYKRNIKMLLPSVIALVIMYLAAVMASRVGFLQIDLVGYMGGEGGTGLFGLGTVSTAFLIWIVILMVYVYIASTLPVWKLLQPRDFINSHQLVVGLAILYLGLLFTSPNMTAPAINESPDKSFLPLLFITIACGAISGFHGLVSSGTSSKQLDKETDARFVGYFGAVGEGILALVSIIAVGTFFANTDAFSQAYTSFTEANAIGLGTFIEGAATLANGLGIPSDIATTIVSIIVVSFAATTLDTSVRLMRYIIAELGIEYKIQPLTKTHVATSIAVLSSAALVLIPEGPNGFGSGGYLIWPLFGTANQLLAAISLFLIAIWLKRRGSNYMVALIPMIFLIFMTMYAMFQQVVFEWSWIGTESNMLLFVLGSIIFVFAIWIALTSFSELMKKIEDPFDKD encoded by the coding sequence ATGAATTCGATTTTAATTGCGGTTGTAGGGATAATCGTATTTATATTCGGTTATCGTTATTATTCCAAGTTTATTGCAGAAAAAATATTTCGCTTAGACCCAAATTATGTTACTCCGGCACATCGATTCAAAGATGGCGTGGACTATGTTCCAACCAATAAATTTGTTTTGTGGGGGCATCATTTTACATCCGTAGCTGGCGCTGCACCTATTTTAGGACCGGCAATAGCTATTTATTGGGGATGGCTTCCAGCGTTTTTATGGGTGGTATTAGGCACTATTTTTGCAGCTGGTGTCCATGATTTTGGAACATTAGCTTTATCTGTCCGTAATAAGGGATATTCAATCGGGACAATTGCAGACCGTTTAGTAGGTAGAAGAGCAAAGTTATTATTTTTATTTATTATTCTCATTCTTGTATTAATGGTAAACGCTGTTTTTGCATGGGTTATTTCGAATTTATTTATTAGTTATCCTGCCAGCGTAGTTCCTGTTTTTATTCAAATTCCATTAGCTATTTGGATTGGCTATGCAGCGTATAAGCGGAATATAAAAATGCTGTTGCCCTCGGTTATTGCCTTAGTCATCATGTATTTAGCAGCCGTTATGGCAAGCAGAGTCGGTTTTCTGCAGATTGATTTAGTCGGGTATATGGGTGGAGAAGGTGGAACAGGTTTATTTGGCCTGGGTACGGTCTCCACAGCGTTCCTGATATGGATTGTTATTTTAATGGTATATGTATATATTGCATCGACACTGCCGGTATGGAAGTTACTGCAGCCAAGAGATTTTATTAATTCGCATCAATTAGTTGTTGGACTGGCAATATTGTATTTGGGGTTACTTTTTACATCTCCGAATATGACAGCTCCCGCAATAAATGAAAGTCCGGATAAAAGTTTCCTGCCGCTTCTTTTTATTACCATCGCATGTGGAGCGATTTCCGGGTTCCATGGCTTAGTATCTTCAGGAACATCGTCTAAACAGCTGGATAAAGAAACGGATGCACGTTTTGTAGGTTACTTCGGGGCAGTGGGAGAAGGGATTTTGGCACTTGTTTCCATTATTGCTGTTGGAACATTCTTTGCAAATACAGATGCATTTTCACAAGCCTATACTTCCTTTACTGAAGCAAATGCAATCGGACTGGGGACATTTATTGAAGGCGCGGCAACATTAGCAAATGGCTTGGGAATTCCGTCAGATATCGCAACAACCATTGTATCGATTATTGTAGTCAGTTTTGCTGCGACGACATTAGATACATCTGTTCGTTTGATGCGGTATATTATTGCGGAATTAGGCATTGAATATAAAATACAGCCATTAACCAAAACGCATGTAGCGACATCGATTGCCGTGCTTTCCAGTGCAGCACTTGTGTTAATTCCTGAAGGTCCGAATGGTTTCGGATCGGGCGGATATTTGATCTGGCCATTATTTGGTACAGCCAATCAATTGCTGGCTGCTATCAGTTTATTTTTAATTGCGATTTGGTTAAAACGAAGAGGCAGCAATTATATGGTGGCACTTATCCCGATGATTTTTCTGATCTTCATGACGATGTATGCAATGTTTCAACAGGTTGTCTTTGAATGGTCGTGGATAGGGACAGAATCGAATATGCTGCTGTTCGTATTAGGCTCGATTATCTTTGTGTTTGCGATATGGATAGCTTTGACCTCTTTTTCAGAGTTGATGAAAAAGATAGAAGATCCATTTGATAAAGACTGA
- a CDS encoding FxsA family protein, whose protein sequence is MKMKYLLPAFIIIPAIEIGVFLWLSRLIGVLWVVGLIIATAMLGIFLARYQGMEVFRRSQQQLQRGVPPAEEFLDGIATFVGAFLLIIPGFVLDAAGLLLLIPWTRKWFNKQLKKIIMQFMGRNTIIYRRW, encoded by the coding sequence ATGAAAATGAAATACCTTCTTCCAGCATTCATCATTATTCCGGCAATAGAAATCGGAGTCTTTCTATGGTTGAGCCGGCTTATCGGCGTGTTATGGGTCGTTGGATTAATTATTGCGACAGCCATGTTAGGTATTTTTCTTGCCAGATATCAAGGCATGGAAGTATTTAGACGCTCGCAGCAGCAATTACAAAGAGGGGTGCCCCCTGCCGAAGAATTTCTTGATGGAATAGCAACATTCGTTGGAGCATTCTTACTTATTATTCCAGGATTTGTGCTGGATGCAGCTGGCTTATTATTATTAATCCCATGGACAAGGAAATGGTTTAATAAGCAGTTAAAGAAAATAATCATGCAATTTATGGGAAGAAATACCATCATTTACCGCCGCTGGTAA
- a CDS encoding cory-CC-star protein codes for MLTDRIKQLIQYYEEVISLPHKSEVARELRNEDDFFLLLLYSEMLGIPNPVYYYTLELYPYIIESFHDWHLRMGMDKSPLNGIRCC; via the coding sequence ATGCTGACAGATAGAATAAAACAATTGATTCAGTATTATGAGGAAGTGATTAGTCTGCCGCACAAGTCAGAGGTTGCCAGGGAATTGAGAAATGAGGATGATTTTTTCCTGCTGCTTCTATATTCTGAAATGCTGGGTATACCGAATCCAGTTTATTATTATACGTTGGAGCTATACCCTTACATCATTGAATCTTTCCATGATTGGCATTTACGGATGGGGATGGATAAATCCCCGCTTAACGGGATTCGATGTTGTTAA
- a CDS encoding zinc-binding dehydrogenase — translation MRALVHENDGLHMTEMEPLEPGGSEVVVKLKAAGLNRRDLGIPGRRKESEEALILGSDGAGIIEEIGKNVIDVKIGDEVIINPSLRWEQNSEAPPKEFDILGMPDHGTFAEKIVISEDQVEPKPAYMSWEEAAAFPLAALTGYRAMFTKGQLQKTDTVFIPGAGGGVATYLIAFAKNIGARVITTSRSEEKREKARELGADVVIDTADDWEEKLGNETVDMVIDSNGKATFHRSLAILKKGGRFVTFGATTEDVIDFDLRAFFYGQYKLIGSTMGCREELRAALKHAENYQLHPVVDRIFSLDQSLEAFSYLDEGKQFGKVIIRIS, via the coding sequence ATGCGGGCATTAGTACATGAAAATGACGGTTTGCATATGACAGAAATGGAACCTCTGGAGCCAGGGGGATCAGAAGTGGTAGTGAAATTGAAAGCGGCAGGACTTAACCGGAGGGACCTGGGTATCCCCGGCCGCAGAAAAGAATCGGAAGAAGCATTAATTCTTGGTTCAGATGGAGCAGGAATCATTGAAGAAATCGGTAAAAACGTTATTGATGTAAAAATTGGAGATGAAGTCATCATTAATCCGTCTTTACGTTGGGAACAAAACAGTGAAGCTCCGCCCAAAGAATTTGATATTCTGGGGATGCCTGACCATGGCACGTTTGCAGAAAAGATAGTCATTTCCGAAGATCAAGTAGAGCCAAAACCGGCTTATATGAGCTGGGAAGAAGCGGCGGCTTTTCCATTAGCTGCATTAACGGGATATCGGGCAATGTTTACAAAAGGCCAGCTGCAAAAAACAGACACGGTCTTTATACCTGGAGCAGGCGGCGGTGTTGCAACTTATTTAATTGCATTCGCTAAAAATATCGGGGCGCGGGTAATTACCACTTCCCGGAGTGAAGAGAAAAGAGAAAAAGCTCGTGAACTTGGAGCTGATGTTGTCATTGATACAGCAGATGATTGGGAAGAAAAATTAGGTAATGAAACGGTTGATATGGTCATTGATAGTAATGGAAAAGCAACTTTTCACCGTTCTCTGGCTATTTTGAAAAAAGGAGGCAGGTTTGTTACATTCGGCGCAACGACAGAGGATGTGATAGATTTTGATTTACGTGCCTTCTTTTATGGTCAATATAAACTGATTGGTTCCACGATGGGTTGTCGAGAAGAACTGAGGGCAGCGTTAAAGCATGCAGAAAATTATCAATTGCATCCCGTTGTCGACCGCATCTTTTCCTTAGATCAAAGTCTGGAAGCATTCAGTTATTTAGATGAGGGAAAACAGTTTGGAAAAGTAATCATCCGTATTTCTTAA
- the citZ gene encoding citrate synthase — translation MANSTKGLENIVATQSAISSIIDDQLSYVGYKIDDLAENSSFEEIIYLLWNQKLPTKSELDELKSELAKNMVISDAIINHLRSYDLKSVHPMAALRTAVSLLGIYDEEADETDEASNKRKAVRIQAKIASIVTAFARIRDGKDPVQPKEGLSYSANFLYMLNGKEPEDIEVEAVNKALVLHADHELNASTFTARVCVATLSDIYSGIVAAIGALKGPLHGGANENVMKMLHEIGEEENAIPYIKEKLDNKEKIMGMGHRVYRNGDPRAKFLKEMSRQLTKRTGEEKWYNMSIKIEDYVKEHKGLPANVDFYSASVYHSLGIEEDLFTPIFAVSRASGWIAHILEQYADNRLIRPRAEYNGPDLREYVSMKDRG, via the coding sequence ATGGCAAATTCAACAAAAGGATTAGAAAATATTGTCGCAACGCAGTCAGCAATTAGTTCCATTATTGATGATCAATTATCCTATGTTGGTTATAAGATTGATGATTTAGCTGAAAATTCCAGTTTTGAAGAAATTATTTATTTACTCTGGAATCAAAAGCTTCCTACAAAATCAGAATTAGATGAATTAAAGTCTGAGTTGGCAAAGAATATGGTTATTTCCGATGCTATTATTAATCATTTGCGTTCTTATGATTTGAAAAGCGTACATCCGATGGCTGCTTTACGGACAGCAGTTTCTCTGCTGGGAATTTATGATGAAGAAGCAGACGAGACAGATGAAGCATCCAATAAAAGAAAAGCGGTTCGTATTCAGGCAAAAATTGCTTCTATCGTAACTGCATTTGCAAGAATACGGGATGGGAAAGATCCGGTACAGCCGAAAGAAGGCTTGAGTTATTCTGCTAATTTCTTATATATGCTGAATGGAAAAGAACCGGAAGATATTGAAGTGGAAGCGGTTAATAAAGCACTTGTATTACATGCTGATCATGAATTAAATGCATCTACGTTCACAGCCAGAGTTTGTGTTGCAACACTTTCTGATATTTATTCCGGAATAGTAGCAGCGATTGGTGCTTTAAAAGGACCGTTGCACGGCGGCGCGAATGAAAATGTAATGAAGATGCTTCATGAAATCGGCGAAGAAGAAAATGCTATTCCATATATTAAAGAGAAGCTGGATAATAAAGAAAAAATTATGGGAATGGGACACCGCGTCTATCGCAATGGTGACCCGCGGGCTAAATTCTTAAAAGAAATGTCCAGACAGTTGACCAAACGTACAGGAGAAGAAAAATGGTATAACATGTCTATTAAAATTGAAGACTATGTGAAAGAGCATAAAGGACTGCCTGCAAACGTTGACTTTTACAGTGCGTCTGTATACCACAGCTTAGGAATTGAAGAAGATTTATTTACGCCGATATTTGCTGTAAGCAGAGCTTCCGGCTGGATAGCTCATATTCTGGAACAGTATGCTGACAACCGTTTAATTCGTCCGCGTGCAGAGTATAACGGTCCGGATTTACGGGAATATGTTTCTATGAAAGATAGAGGCTAA
- the ytvI gene encoding sporulation integral membrane protein YtvI, giving the protein MPSKIIGQLTRSLIVIIISGSSVFLLFLLFPYIYPILIAFLLSSIFQPFIRLFVNKLKMPRLLALICTFSLFLSVFFIALFFLVSEVYQGILYLSDKLPAYFHYVMEQFQQLLDTYILPLYDQLLSLLTTLQVDYRLEVYEYIHSLTESITQAFSHFFHILLQQTASFLMVLPNSFTVFIFIVLATFMISYDYHNIQYKFRKTIPSDWYVLYKKITSHLKEAVIGYFRAQVILVCLSAVILCAGLLVLRVEHAFTIVLFAAIADFMPYLGVGIILIPWILISFLTFNYPLTIGLSILYALVIIIRQLLEPKIVATSIGISPLMMLISMFLGVQWFGILGFIFAPITLVMMLAIKKSGVFQQLFLYIKG; this is encoded by the coding sequence ATGCCATCAAAAATTATCGGACAACTTACCCGCAGCCTTATTGTTATTATTATTTCAGGCAGCAGTGTGTTCTTGCTCTTTCTATTATTTCCTTACATCTACCCTATTTTGATAGCTTTTTTATTATCTTCTATTTTTCAGCCGTTTATCAGATTGTTTGTAAATAAGTTGAAAATGCCGCGATTACTGGCTTTAATATGCACTTTTTCACTTTTTCTCAGCGTATTCTTTATTGCTTTATTCTTTTTAGTAAGCGAAGTCTACCAGGGTATCCTTTATTTATCAGACAAGCTCCCTGCCTATTTTCACTATGTCATGGAGCAATTTCAACAGCTGCTGGACACTTACATTTTACCATTATATGATCAATTACTTTCGCTTTTAACAACGCTGCAGGTGGATTACAGGTTGGAGGTCTATGAGTATATACATTCTTTGACAGAATCGATTACGCAGGCTTTCTCCCATTTTTTTCACATACTGCTGCAGCAAACTGCGAGCTTTTTGATGGTTCTGCCAAACTCCTTTACTGTTTTTATTTTTATAGTCCTGGCTACCTTTATGATCAGTTATGATTACCACAATATCCAGTATAAATTCCGTAAGACTATACCGTCTGATTGGTATGTTCTCTACAAAAAAATAACCTCTCATTTGAAAGAGGCTGTGATAGGTTATTTCAGAGCACAGGTAATACTGGTTTGTCTTTCTGCGGTTATTTTGTGCGCCGGTCTTCTCGTCCTTCGAGTAGAACATGCATTTACGATTGTTTTATTTGCAGCAATTGCTGACTTTATGCCTTATCTGGGTGTTGGCATTATTCTTATACCATGGATTCTTATTAGTTTTTTAACCTTTAACTATCCATTAACGATTGGTTTATCCATACTTTATGCGCTGGTTATTATTATCAGACAGCTTTTAGAACCTAAAATTGTCGCAACATCTATCGGCATTTCTCCTTTAATGATGCTGATAAGTATGTTTTTAGGTGTACAATGGTTCGGCATTTTAGGCTTTATTTTTGCTCCTATTACGTTAGTTATGATGCTTGCGATTAAAAAATCCGGCGTGTTTCAGCAATTATTTCTCTATATCAAAGGATAA